From the genome of Zalophus californianus isolate mZalCal1 chromosome 6, mZalCal1.pri.v2, whole genome shotgun sequence, one region includes:
- the NIPA2 gene encoding magnesium transporter NIPA2 codes for MIQGRGKYDFYIGLGLAMSSSIFIGGSFILKKKGLLRLARKGSMRAGQGGHAYLKEWLWWAGLLSMGAGEVANFAAYAFAPATLVTPLGALSVLVSAILSSYFLNERLNLHGKIGCLLSILGSTVMVIHAPKEEEIETLNEMSHKLGDPGFVVFATLVVIVSLILIFVVGPRHGQTNILVYITICSVIGAFSVSCVKGLGIAIKELFAGKPVLRHPLAWILLLSLIVCVSTQINYLNRALDIFNTSIVTPIYYVFFTTSVLTCSAILFKEWQDMPVDDVIGTLSGFFTIIVGIFLLHAFKDVSFSLASLPVSFRKDEKAMNGNLSNMYEVLNNNEESLTCGIEQHSGENISRRNGNLTAF; via the exons ATGATCCAGGGGCGTGGAAAATATGACTTTTACATTGGTCTGGGATTGGCTATGAGCTCCAGCATTTTCATTGGCGGgagtttcattttgaaaaaaaaaggtcttctGCGACTTGCCAGGAAAGGCTCCATGAGAGCAG GTCAAGGTGGCCATGCATATCTTAAAGAATGGTTGTGGTGGGCTGGATTGCTATCAA TGGGAGCAGGTGAGGTGGCCAACTTTGCTGCATATGCCTTTGCACCAGCCACCCTAGTGACTCCGTTAGGAGCTCTCAGCGTACTAGTAAG TGCCATTCTTTCTTCATACTTCCTAAATGAAAGACTTAATCTTCATGGGAAAATTGGATGTTTGCTAAGTATTCTAGGATCTACAGTTATGGTCATTCATGCTcccaaagaagaggaaattgagacttTAAATGAAATGTCCCACAAGCTGGGAGATCCAg GTTTTGTGGTCTTTGCAACACTTGTGGTCATTGTGTCATTGATACTAATCTTCGTGGTGGGACCTCGCCATGGACAGACAAACATTCTTGTGTACATAACAATCTGCTCTGTAATTGGAGCATTTTCCGTCTCCTGTGTTAAGGGCCTGGGCATTGCTATCAAAGAGCTCTTTGCTGGAAAGCCTGTGCTGCGACATCCCCTGGCCTGGATTCTGCTGCTGAGCCTTATAGTCTGTGTGAGCACACAGATTAATTACCTGAACAGGGCCCTGGATATATTCAATACTTCCATTGTGACTCCAATATATTATGTATTCTTTACAACATCAGTTTTAACTTGTTCAGCTATTCTTTTTAAGGAGTGGCAAGATATGCCTGTTGATGATGTCATTGGTACTTTGAGTGGCTTCTTTACAATCATTGTGGGAATATTCTTGTTGCATGCCTTTAAAGATGTCAGCTTTAGTCTAGCAAGTCTCCCTGTGTCTTTTCGAAAAGACGAAAAAGCAATGAATGGCAATCTCTCTAACATGTATGAAGTTcttaataataatgaagaaagcTTAACCTGTGGAATTGAACAACACAGTGGCGAAAATATCTCCCGAAGAAATGGGAATCTCAcagctttttaa